In Ornithodoros turicata isolate Travis chromosome 1, ASM3712646v1, whole genome shotgun sequence, the DNA window CAACACTTCGAAAATCGATTAAATGAAGTTCTATTCAGCCGTCTGAGAGCTGGACACAAGACTGAGAGCTGAGACTGAGAGCTTCTTAACACACGGGTATCTTCTCCGAGGCGAGGAGATACCACAGTGCGAGCATTGCGGGACAGCCTTGTCCGTTATGCATATACTCATAGTTTGCACTCATCACGAACGCCATCGTCAACAACACTTCTCACTGTTTTACAAGTATAggattcctcttcacccagcgctTTTGCTGGGGGACGAGCCTCTCGTCACAACTTTTTAAGAGACATAGGTTACCTGAACGACCTGTgaacacggaaatattttcactGTTTTTTACCTTTCCTGTTTTGATTTTAAATGAAATCGATTATTTTTAACTAGCTTTGATTCATACCATTGtcgtggcgctctatggccaaagttgcctttgcgccattaaaatcctaatcatcatcatcatcatcactttgccATACTCGGTCTCCCGGAAGTGGTGCTACGGGTGCAGTTGCTGGTTTAGCTCTGTGCCGTGCGCACGCTGTACACTGGTGCAGAATTTTCTTCACAAGCTGTCGGGATCTAGGCATCCAGTAGTGCTCTCGCATATCCGCCATTGTCTCTTGGACACCCGCGTGGAGTAGCCGACGATGCGCAGCATCCACTGCCAGCTCGGTGAACCGGTGTCCATGCGGTAGCAGTACCGGGTGCTTTAGGTGAAGTGGCAGTGAAGAGGCAGTGTAGAGTGCTGTAGACGGACAGAAACCATCAAGATGCCATTTCCGTCCAACGCTGGTTGAAATTTCGCAATCTGCGAGCTCTCGTTGACATATCCATCCCGACGCAATCGCTGTATCTCCGTTTGATACTCGATTTTCTGCGCCTCCTTGATCCAGTAGACTTCAGCGTTACGGATCTCTTCAGCGATTAGTGGTCCGGTGACGTTATTCCCTGCGAGTCGGCAGTTCTTGAGGAAGCGGTAAATCCAAGCCGTGACTCGCAAAAGCCGATGCTGTTCACTGTAGTTCTCGATGTTGGTAACTGAAGACGgcatgtcatcgtcgtccaccaGCAGGACCTGGGTCCTCACTCGTTCCGCTTCCACTGTCTCGTCGTCTGCTGATTCTGTCAGAAATGTGCTCGGCCATCTTTCAGACGATTTAGCTAACCATTCGGGACCTTTCAGCCATCTGTGGTCGTCTAGCAACTTCTTCATCGTCTCTCCCCTGGTTAGAAGATCCGCTGGATTTTGCTGCCCGGGGCAATGCCTCCATGCTGCTGGATCCGTCTCCGCCTGTATTTCGGTGACTCTGTTTTTGACGAACTGTTTCCACCGCAGTGCTGATCCTTTAATCCAGCACAGTACGATGCTTGAATCTGTCGAGAAGTGGAACTTGATGATGTGATGCGTGAGAGATGCACGAATAGTCTTCGCATGTCTTCATCCGATTAAAGCTCCTATCAGTTCCAGACGTGGTAGCGTCAACGTTGTCAGAGGTGACACTCGTGCCTTCCTAAGAAAGACTACCGCAATTTCCCCGCAGTCATCCTGTGTCCGCATGTATGCTACCGCGCCGTACGCAGCCGGGCTTGCAGCCGTGAACACATGCACCTGGTCCCGACTGGACGAGTATCCGATGCCTTGGCGAAGGTAGCGTGGTATTGCCATGCTTTTTCTCTGTGGAAGCTCACCACTCCACCACGCCCATTCTTCAGCCATCGCGCCCGGTAAGTCTTCGTCCCAGTCGAGCCCAATCTGCCAAATTCGTGGAAACAGCATTTTCGCTCGTATAGTGAATGGTGCGACGAAGCCGAGCGTGTCAAAGACGTTGGCGGAGACCTTCAGTACCGTGCGTTTCGTGTTCCCTCTTGAAAACAGGCTGCAGCTGTTGCGAGAGAGCTTCAATTGATCCGTTTCTCGGTCCCACAGCAATCCTAGGAGGCCGATATCTGTCGTCGCTGCGTAATACCCTCCAGGACACTTGTCGTCGTGCTCTTGGAAACGTTGGCTGAGAACTGCTGAACTTGACGCCCACTTTCTCAAATCCATCCCAGCCAGCTGCATGATAGTGTTCGCTTCAGTGTACAGCCGTTCGGCTTCTGCTTCGGTAGAAGCACCTGTTAGCGAGTCGTCTACGTAGAAGGACTCCCTAAGCTTCTCTGCCGTTTCTTTGAGGGGTCCTTCGACTATCTTCAGATGATGTTGGATCGTTGCCGATAAAAGAAACGGACTTGAAGTCGTACCGAACGGTACACGAGTCATTCTCCAGATTTGGATTTCGGGCAAAGGGACATCCACTGGTGGCGTTTCCTGGAACCAGAGGAAGCGCAGCGCATCCCTATCTTCCTCTCTCACCAAGACCTGTAGGAACGCCTTCGCAATGTCCGCAGCAATAGCAATCCGTTCCGTGCGAAATCGTAAGAGTAGCGACAGTAATTCGGCGTTAAGCTTCGGGCCTTTCTCCAAACACTCGTTTAACGATGCGGTATCTGGTGCGTGAGAAGACGCGTCGAAAACCACCCTAAGCTTCGTCGTTGCCGAAGCTTCCCGTAATACTGCTTGGTGAGGCATGTAGTAAACGTGTTCTGCGGAAGTGCACTCGTCTTCGGAAACCACTTCTGCGTGGCCTTGGGTCAAGTAGTTCCTCATTGCTTCATCATAGCCAAGCAGTTGCCTCTCGTTGGAGCGTAGCCTCTTCACCAGGCTCTCAAGTCTGCGCTCCGCCACCTTGCGGTTGTTCCCCAGGTAAGTACTGTCTGCCTTCACGGTAGGCCGACCTGGTATCGACCATCCTTATTTTCGACCATGCTGTCGAAGTCCCTCAAGGTCACGTCATCTTCAAGTCGCTTGTCACTTGTGTCGTCGATGATCCCAAGGCTCTCCAACTCCCGTAGCTTCCTGATGTCGAGGCAATGCCCCTCTGTCGTGGCTTGAACGTGGAGCACGCAAGTTAGAGCATTCGTACCCTTAGTCACCGATGACTTCAGTAGGCTGGGTCCCTGGAACGTCCATCCCAGATGCGTGTTGACAGCCACTGTGCTCTCAGAACCAGCAGAGCGTCTCAACTCAGTTTTCAGAAGTCGCCACATTTGGTCCGCTCCGACCAATAGCCCGATTCCAGGTTGGGCCTCTACTCCAGCGAAGAAAACCTCGTCGGCGATGCATCCACTTTTGGCTTTGACTGCTGCCACAAAACTGTCGTTCACGGAAGCTGCTACGATGTCTTTGGAGATGAACGGAATCCCCACCGCTTCAAGCAGGTATTCCTTCTCATCGTATTGACTTCGCAGTCGCACTTGTACCAGGCGGTGTCGGTGAGCGGTTTCTCATCCTGTGGCATCACCGAACGTGTTCAGCCGTACAACTATTTCTCCCAGCACTTGCAGCTTCAATTTCCTGGAGATGTCTTGCCTGATGAAAGTCTTCTCGCTGCCGCCATCAAATATCCCTCTGATGTACACCGAGCGGTCATGAGCGATGACCCACGCACGAAACGTTTGCAGA includes these proteins:
- the LOC135382486 gene encoding uncharacterized protein LOC135382486, producing MRNYLTQGHAEVVSEDECTSAEHVYYMPHQAVLREASATTKLRVVFDASSHAPDTASLNECLEKGPKLNAELLSLLLRFRTERIAIAADIAKAFLQVLVREEDRDALRFLWFQETPPVDVPLPEIQIWRMTRVPFGTTSSPFLLSATIQHHLKIVEGPLKETAEKLRESFYVDDSLTGASTEAEAERLYTEANTIMQLAGMDLRKWASSSAVLSQRFQEHDDKCPGGYYAATTDIGLLGLLWDRETDQLKLSRNSCSLFSRGNTKRTVLKVSANVFDTLGFVAPFTIRAKMLFPRIWQIGLDWDEDLPGAMAEEWAWWSGELPQRKSMAIPRYLRQGIGYSSSRDQVHVFTAASPAAYGAVAYMRTQDDCGEIAVVFLRKARVSPLTTLTLPRLELIGALIG